From Streptomyces sp. HUAS MG91, the proteins below share one genomic window:
- a CDS encoding acyl-CoA carboxylase subunit beta → MSELEEKPDIHTTAGKIEDLRRRIDEATHAGSARAVEKQHAKGKLTARERIDLLMDEDSFVELDEFARHRSTDFGLDANKPYGDGVVTGYGTVDGRPVAVFSQDFTVFGGALGEVFGQKIMKVMDFALKTGCPVIGINDSGGARIQEGVMALGMYGEIFRRNTHASGVIPQISLVVGPCAGGAVYSPAITDFTVMVDQTSHMFITGPDVIKTVTGEDVGFEELGGARAHNSRSGVAHHMAGDEKDAIEYVKSLLSYLPSNNLSEPPAFPEEADLSVTDEDRELDTIVPDSANQPYDMHTVIEHVLDDAEFFETQSLFAPNILTGFGRVEGRPVGIVANQPMQFAGCLDIHASEKAARFVRTCDAFNVPVLTFVDVPGFLPGVEQEHEGIIRRGAKLIYAYAEATVPLITIITRKAFGGAYDVMGSKHLGADLNLAWPTAQIAVMGAQGAVNILHRKTIAAAEADGNVEETRARLIQEYEDTLLNPYTAAERGYVDAVIMPSDTRAHVVKGLRQLRTKRESLPPKKHGNIPL, encoded by the coding sequence ATGTCCGAGTTGGAAGAGAAGCCCGACATCCACACCACCGCAGGCAAGATCGAGGATCTGCGGCGCCGGATCGACGAGGCGACCCACGCGGGTTCGGCCCGCGCGGTCGAGAAGCAGCACGCCAAGGGCAAGCTGACGGCCCGTGAGCGGATCGATCTGCTGATGGACGAGGACTCGTTCGTGGAGCTGGACGAGTTCGCGCGGCACCGCTCGACCGACTTCGGCCTGGACGCCAACAAGCCGTACGGCGACGGCGTGGTGACCGGGTACGGAACCGTGGACGGCCGGCCCGTCGCCGTGTTCTCGCAGGACTTCACCGTCTTCGGCGGCGCCCTCGGCGAGGTCTTCGGCCAGAAGATCATGAAGGTGATGGACTTCGCGCTGAAGACCGGCTGCCCGGTCATCGGCATCAACGACTCCGGCGGCGCCCGCATCCAGGAGGGCGTCATGGCCCTCGGCATGTACGGCGAGATCTTCCGCCGCAACACCCACGCCTCGGGCGTCATCCCGCAGATCAGCCTGGTCGTCGGCCCGTGCGCGGGCGGGGCCGTCTACTCGCCCGCGATCACCGACTTCACGGTGATGGTCGACCAGACCTCGCACATGTTCATCACCGGCCCCGACGTCATCAAGACGGTCACCGGCGAGGACGTCGGCTTCGAGGAGCTGGGCGGCGCGCGGGCGCACAACTCGCGCTCCGGCGTCGCGCACCACATGGCGGGCGACGAGAAGGACGCCATCGAGTACGTGAAGTCGCTGCTGTCCTACCTGCCCTCGAACAACCTGAGCGAGCCGCCGGCCTTCCCCGAGGAGGCCGACCTGTCCGTCACGGACGAGGACCGCGAGCTGGACACGATCGTCCCGGACAGCGCCAATCAGCCGTACGACATGCACACGGTGATCGAACACGTCCTGGACGACGCCGAGTTCTTCGAGACGCAGTCGCTGTTCGCGCCGAACATCCTCACCGGCTTCGGCCGGGTCGAGGGCCGTCCGGTCGGCATCGTCGCCAACCAGCCGATGCAGTTCGCCGGCTGTCTCGACATCCACGCGAGCGAGAAGGCCGCGCGGTTCGTCCGCACGTGTGACGCCTTCAACGTGCCGGTGCTGACGTTCGTCGACGTCCCCGGCTTCCTGCCGGGCGTCGAGCAGGAGCACGAGGGCATCATCCGGCGCGGCGCCAAGTTGATCTACGCGTACGCCGAGGCGACCGTCCCGCTGATCACGATCATCACGCGCAAGGCGTTCGGCGGCGCGTACGACGTGATGGGCTCCAAGCACCTGGGCGCCGACCTGAACCTGGCCTGGCCCACCGCCCAGATCGCCGTCATGGGCGCGCAGGGCGCGGTCAACATCCTGCACCGCAAGACGATCGCGGCGGCCGAGGCCGACGGGAACGTCGAGGAGACGCGGGCGCGCCTGATCCAGGAGTACGAGGACACGCTCCTCAACCCGTACACGGCGGCCGAGCGCGGCTACGTCGACGCGGTGATCATGCCGTCCGACACCCGCGCCCACGTCGTGAAGGGCCTGCGCCAGCTGCGGACCAAGCGGGAGAGCCTGCCCCCGAAGAAGCACGGCAACATCCCCCTCTAG
- a CDS encoding enoyl-CoA hydratase-related protein produces the protein MGEDQRFGEFVGVTRHEDGTVAELTLDRPKAMNAVSSDMARSIGAACDALAADDGVRVVVVTSSNERAFCVGADLKERNSFSDAELVRQRPVARAAYTGVLDLPVPTIAAVHGFALGGGFELALACDLIVADATAVVGLPEVSVGVIPGGGGTQLLPRRVGAARAAELIFSARRVEAAEAADLGLVDRLVAAGQDRAEALALAARIAANSPVGLRAAKRALRLGHGLDLRAGLEVEDAAWRSVAFSGDRAEGVAAFNEKRAPRWPGV, from the coding sequence GTGGGTGAGGACCAGCGGTTCGGGGAGTTCGTCGGCGTCACGCGGCACGAGGACGGCACCGTCGCCGAGCTGACGCTCGACCGGCCCAAGGCGATGAACGCCGTGTCCAGCGACATGGCCCGGTCCATCGGCGCCGCGTGCGATGCGCTGGCGGCCGACGACGGCGTACGGGTCGTGGTCGTCACCTCCAGCAACGAGCGGGCGTTCTGCGTCGGGGCCGACCTGAAGGAGCGGAACTCGTTCTCGGACGCCGAGCTGGTCCGGCAGCGGCCCGTCGCGCGGGCCGCCTACACGGGCGTACTGGACCTGCCGGTGCCCACGATCGCGGCCGTGCACGGCTTCGCGCTCGGCGGCGGCTTCGAGCTGGCGCTCGCCTGCGATCTGATCGTGGCCGACGCCACGGCCGTGGTCGGGCTGCCCGAGGTGTCGGTCGGGGTGATCCCCGGCGGCGGCGGTACGCAGCTGCTGCCGCGCCGCGTCGGGGCCGCGCGCGCCGCCGAGCTGATCTTCTCCGCGCGCCGGGTCGAGGCCGCCGAGGCCGCGGACCTCGGGCTCGTGGACCGGCTCGTGGCCGCCGGGCAGGACCGGGCCGAGGCCCTCGCGCTCGCCGCCCGGATCGCCGCCAACTCGCCCGTCGGGCTGCGCGCCGCCAAGCGGGCGCTGCGGCTCGGGCACGGGCTCGACCTGCGGGCCGGTCTGGAGGTCGAGGACGCGGCGTGGCGGTCGGTGGCGTTCTCGGGGGACCGGGCGGAGGGGGTCGCCGCGTTCAACGAGAAGCGGGCGCCTCGGTGGCCCGGGGTGTGA
- a CDS encoding biotin--[acetyl-CoA-carboxylase] ligase, with product MTPRDGSDVYGNNRWSDLDRPPLGEAGLRRSLLRGDGLWSSLEVVPRTGSTNTDLVTRASSGAVAEGAVLIAEEQSAARGRLDRRWSAPPRSGLFFSVLLKPGEHEVPVERWGWLPLLAGVALATGLSSVAGVDTALKWPNDLLLTVGGEERKAAGILAERAGADGVVVGIGLNVSLRAEELPVPGAGSLALAGAKVVDREPLLRAVLRSFERWYLEWCAAQGDPGVSGLQATYAAGCATLGRAVRAQLPGGRDLVGEAVAVDGDGRLVIAGSDGTREPVAAGDIIHLRPA from the coding sequence ATGACGCCGCGAGATGGTTCAGACGTGTACGGGAACAACCGCTGGTCGGACCTGGACCGGCCGCCGCTGGGCGAGGCCGGGCTGCGCCGCTCCCTCCTGCGCGGGGACGGACTGTGGTCGTCCCTCGAAGTCGTGCCCCGTACCGGCTCCACCAACACCGACCTGGTGACCCGGGCCTCCTCGGGGGCCGTCGCCGAGGGGGCCGTGCTGATCGCCGAGGAGCAGAGCGCGGCGCGCGGGCGGCTCGACCGGCGCTGGTCGGCTCCGCCGCGCTCGGGGCTGTTCTTCTCCGTGCTGCTCAAGCCCGGCGAGCACGAGGTGCCGGTGGAGCGCTGGGGGTGGCTGCCGCTGCTCGCCGGGGTCGCGCTCGCCACGGGGCTCTCCTCGGTGGCCGGGGTCGACACGGCGCTGAAGTGGCCCAACGACCTGCTGCTGACGGTGGGCGGCGAGGAGCGCAAGGCCGCCGGGATCCTCGCGGAGCGGGCCGGGGCGGACGGGGTCGTGGTCGGGATCGGGCTGAACGTGTCGCTGCGGGCCGAGGAGCTGCCGGTGCCCGGTGCGGGGTCGCTGGCGCTGGCCGGGGCGAAGGTGGTCGACCGGGAGCCGTTGCTGCGGGCCGTTCTGCGGTCGTTCGAGCGGTGGTACCTGGAGTGGTGTGCGGCGCAGGGGGATCCGGGGGTGTCGGGGTTGCAGGCGACGTATGCGGCCGGGTGCGCGACGTTGGGGCGGGCTGTGCGGGCGCAGTTGCCCGGGGGGCGGGATCTTGTGGGGGAGGCTGTCGCCGTGGACGGTGACGGTCGCCTCGTCATCGCCGGCTCCGACGGCACCCGGGAGCCGGTGGCCGCCGGCGACATCATCCACCTGCGCCCGGCGTGA
- a CDS encoding sensor domain-containing diguanylate cyclase has translation MGEDVRLRAVVMLAQGMAAAQSPRESWRAAALGACHALSGNFAALSVWERERGQLRVLVNVGERTSGEEEFPEDETYPVHQFPEITEFLHERWAGGGEPDAWVETAAGPVEAAGYCHQRVAALRRRGRGSCVVAPVVLHGRAWGELYVARPPGVPAFVPADADLATVLASVVAAGLAQTERLEEARRLAFTDALTGLANRRAVDIRLDQAVERHRADGAVVSLVVCDLNGLKKVNDTLGHAIGDRLLERFGSVLSLCGAMLPGALVARLGGDEFCLLAVGPSADDVVRVGDEICSRAAEMDLGEGVAVGIASTGDPIGEVRSARRLFRLADAAQYKAKALRAARPVVAGRGGGLDDPVVRLADAPPPVTGERERRRIRGLDQ, from the coding sequence ATGGGTGAGGATGTCCGGCTGCGGGCCGTCGTGATGCTCGCGCAGGGCATGGCGGCGGCGCAGTCCCCGCGGGAGTCCTGGCGGGCGGCCGCGCTCGGCGCCTGCCACGCGCTGTCGGGGAACTTCGCCGCGCTCTCCGTGTGGGAGCGCGAGCGCGGACAGCTGCGGGTCCTGGTCAACGTGGGGGAGCGGACGTCCGGCGAGGAGGAGTTCCCCGAGGACGAGACCTACCCGGTGCACCAGTTCCCGGAGATCACCGAGTTCCTGCACGAGCGGTGGGCGGGCGGCGGGGAGCCCGACGCGTGGGTGGAGACCGCCGCGGGGCCGGTCGAGGCCGCCGGATACTGCCATCAGCGGGTCGCCGCGCTGCGCCGCCGGGGGCGCGGGAGCTGTGTCGTCGCGCCGGTCGTGCTGCACGGGCGGGCGTGGGGCGAGCTGTACGTCGCGCGGCCGCCCGGCGTGCCCGCGTTCGTGCCCGCGGACGCCGACCTGGCAACCGTACTGGCCTCCGTGGTGGCCGCCGGGCTCGCGCAGACCGAGCGCCTGGAGGAGGCCCGGCGGCTGGCCTTCACCGACGCGCTGACCGGCCTCGCGAACCGGCGGGCCGTCGACATACGCCTCGACCAGGCGGTGGAGCGGCACCGGGCCGACGGCGCCGTGGTCAGCCTCGTGGTGTGCGACCTGAACGGGCTCAAGAAGGTCAACGACACCCTCGGGCACGCGATCGGCGACCGGCTCCTCGAACGGTTCGGGTCCGTCCTCTCGCTGTGCGGCGCGATGCTGCCCGGCGCGCTCGTGGCTCGGCTCGGCGGCGACGAGTTCTGCCTGCTCGCCGTGGGCCCGTCCGCCGACGACGTGGTGCGGGTCGGCGACGAGATCTGCTCGCGGGCGGCCGAGATGGACCTCGGCGAGGGCGTCGCGGTCGGCATCGCCTCGACCGGGGACCCGATCGGCGAGGTCAGGAGCGCACGCCGGCTGTTCCGGCTCGCGGACGCCGCCCAGTACAAGGCCAAGGCGCTGCGCGCCGCGCGGCCGGTGGTCGCCGGGCGGGGCGGCGGCCTCGACGATCCGGTCGTCCGGCTCGCCGACGCCCCGCCGCCGGTCACCGGGGAGCGGGAGCGGCGGCGGATCCGGGGCCTCGACCAGTAA
- the hutH gene encoding histidine ammonia-lyase: MHTVVVGTAGVTAADVVAVARRDARIELSADAVAALTAAREIVDALAAKPEPVYGVSTGFGALATRHISPELRAQLQRNIVRSHAAGMGPRVEREVVRALMFLRLKTVCSGHTGVRPEVAQTMADVLNAGITPVVHEYGSLGCSGDLAPLSHCALTLMGEGDAEGPDGVVRPAGELLAEHGIAPVELREKEGLALLNGTDGMLGMLVMALDDLDNLYKAADVTAALSLEALLGTDKVLAPELHAIRPHPGQAASAANMLAVLQGSELTGHHQDDAPRVQDAYSVRCAPQVAGAGRDTMAHARLVAERELAAAVDNPVVLPDGRVESNGNFHGAPVAYVLDFLAIAAADLGSIAERRTDRLLDKNRSHGLPPFLADDAGVDSGLMIAQYTQAALVSELKRLAVPASADSIPSSAMQEDHVSMGWSAARKLRTAVDNLARIVAVELYAATRGVELREGLRAAPASRAVIAAAREAGVQGAGPDRFLAPDLAAADAFVRSGALVEAVESVTGALA, from the coding sequence ATGCACACTGTGGTGGTCGGGACGGCCGGGGTCACCGCTGCCGATGTCGTCGCCGTCGCCCGCCGCGACGCCCGGATCGAACTCTCCGCCGACGCCGTCGCGGCGCTGACCGCGGCCCGCGAGATCGTCGACGCGCTCGCCGCGAAGCCCGAGCCGGTCTACGGCGTCTCCACCGGGTTCGGCGCCCTCGCCACCCGGCACATCAGCCCCGAGCTGCGCGCCCAGCTCCAGCGCAACATCGTGCGCTCGCACGCCGCGGGCATGGGCCCGCGCGTGGAGCGCGAGGTGGTGCGGGCGCTGATGTTCCTGCGCCTGAAGACCGTCTGCTCCGGGCACACCGGCGTGCGCCCCGAGGTCGCGCAGACCATGGCGGACGTGCTCAACGCCGGGATCACCCCGGTCGTCCACGAGTACGGCTCGCTCGGCTGCTCCGGCGACCTCGCCCCGCTCAGCCACTGCGCGCTCACGCTCATGGGCGAGGGCGACGCCGAGGGCCCGGACGGGGTCGTGCGGCCCGCCGGAGAACTGCTCGCCGAGCACGGCATCGCGCCGGTCGAGCTGCGCGAGAAGGAGGGCCTGGCCCTGCTCAACGGGACCGACGGCATGCTCGGCATGCTCGTCATGGCCCTCGACGACCTCGACAACCTGTACAAGGCCGCCGACGTCACCGCCGCGCTGTCCCTGGAGGCGCTGCTCGGCACCGACAAGGTGCTCGCCCCCGAGCTGCACGCGATCCGCCCGCACCCCGGGCAGGCCGCCTCCGCCGCCAACATGCTCGCCGTGCTCCAGGGCTCCGAGCTCACCGGGCACCACCAGGACGACGCGCCGCGCGTGCAGGACGCGTACTCCGTGCGGTGCGCTCCGCAGGTCGCCGGGGCCGGGCGGGACACCATGGCGCACGCGCGGCTCGTCGCCGAGCGCGAGCTGGCCGCCGCCGTCGACAATCCCGTGGTGCTGCCCGACGGGCGCGTGGAGTCCAACGGCAACTTCCATGGCGCGCCGGTCGCCTATGTGCTCGACTTCCTCGCCATCGCCGCCGCCGACCTCGGCTCCATCGCCGAGCGGCGCACCGACCGGCTGCTCGACAAGAACCGCTCGCACGGGCTGCCGCCGTTCCTCGCGGACGACGCCGGGGTCGACTCGGGGCTCATGATCGCGCAGTACACGCAGGCCGCGCTGGTGAGCGAGCTGAAGCGGCTCGCCGTGCCGGCGTCGGCCGACTCGATCCCGTCCTCCGCGATGCAGGAGGACCACGTGTCCATGGGGTGGTCGGCGGCGCGCAAGCTGCGGACGGCTGTCGACAATCTGGCGCGGATCGTGGCCGTGGAGCTGTACGCGGCGACCCGGGGTGTCGAGTTGCGGGAGGGGCTGCGTGCGGCGCCCGCCTCTCGCGCGGTGATCGCTGCCGCTCGGGAGGCCGGGGTCCAGGGGGCCGGGCCCGATCGGTTCCTGGCGCCCGATCTCGCTGCCGCTGATGCGTTTGTGCGAAGTGGGGCGCTGGTGGAGGCCGTTGAGTCGGTGACCGGGGCGCTGGCCTAG
- a CDS encoding Ig-like domain-containing protein: protein MEKRVMTDGKRRKGLMAASALLGGVLVLSACSGGDGDSAASGSGEKTQQQADEAAAKKTSEADIKIAPKDGSDNASINNAAKVTVSKGTLTEVKMTTADGTAVAGQIAADKKSWKPTNQLQRATSYKIAAVAKDSDGRAAHENSQFTTVSPANSFIGNFTPEDGSTVGVGMPVSINFDKAITNKADVQSHITVSSSSGQEVVGHWFSANRLDFRPEDYWKGGSTVTLKLDLDGVEGASGVTGVQQKTVTFKVGRNQVSTVDAKTKQMTVTRDGKVVKTIPISAGSPENKTYEGQMVISEKFKETRMNGATVGFTDDDGKGEYDIKDVPHAMRLSNSGTFIHGNYWGAKSIFGSVNTSHGCVGLSDAKGANDSSTPGAWFYDNSMVGDVVIVKNTGDKTVQPDNGLNGWNLSWADWKAGSAA from the coding sequence ATGGAGAAGCGTGTGATGACGGACGGTAAGCGGCGCAAGGGTCTGATGGCCGCGTCCGCCCTGCTCGGCGGTGTTCTGGTGCTCTCTGCGTGCAGCGGCGGCGACGGCGACAGTGCCGCGTCGGGCAGCGGCGAGAAGACGCAGCAGCAGGCCGACGAGGCCGCGGCGAAGAAGACGTCCGAGGCCGACATCAAGATCGCGCCGAAGGACGGCTCCGACAACGCGAGCATCAACAACGCCGCCAAGGTCACCGTGAGCAAGGGCACGCTCACCGAGGTCAAGATGACCACGGCCGACGGGACCGCCGTCGCCGGTCAGATAGCCGCGGACAAGAAGAGCTGGAAGCCCACGAACCAGCTGCAGCGCGCGACCTCGTACAAGATCGCCGCCGTGGCGAAGGACTCCGACGGCCGCGCCGCGCACGAGAACTCGCAGTTCACGACGGTCTCCCCGGCCAACAGCTTCATCGGCAACTTCACGCCGGAGGACGGCTCGACCGTCGGCGTCGGCATGCCGGTCTCGATCAACTTCGACAAGGCGATCACGAACAAGGCCGATGTGCAGTCCCACATCACCGTGTCGTCCAGCAGCGGCCAGGAGGTCGTCGGCCACTGGTTCAGCGCCAACCGCCTGGACTTCCGCCCCGAGGACTACTGGAAGGGCGGCTCCACCGTCACCCTGAAGCTCGACCTCGACGGCGTCGAGGGCGCGAGCGGCGTGACCGGTGTGCAGCAGAAGACGGTCACCTTCAAGGTCGGGCGCAACCAGGTCTCCACGGTCGACGCCAAGACCAAGCAGATGACCGTCACCCGTGACGGCAAGGTCGTCAAGACCATCCCGATCTCCGCCGGTTCGCCCGAGAACAAGACGTACGAGGGCCAGATGGTGATCTCCGAGAAGTTCAAGGAGACCCGGATGAACGGCGCGACGGTCGGCTTCACGGACGACGACGGCAAGGGCGAGTACGACATCAAGGACGTGCCGCACGCGATGCGCCTGTCGAACTCCGGCACCTTCATCCACGGCAACTACTGGGGCGCCAAGTCCATCTTCGGCTCGGTGAACACCAGCCACGGCTGCGTCGGCCTCTCCGACGCCAAGGGTGCCAACGACTCCAGCACCCCGGGCGCCTGGTTCTACGACAACTCGATGGTCGGCGACGTCGTCATCGTGAAGAACACCGGCGACAAGACGGTCCAGCCGGACAACGGCCTCAACGGCTGGAACCTGAGCTGGGCGGACTGGAAGGCCGGCTCCGCCGCCTGA
- a CDS encoding ABC transporter permease, translating into MFLTYLRRELRRRRKAALVVASGLALGIALVITVTSVSAGMKQAQSKVLASLYGLGTDMTVTKAASAPQSGERPNFRFDADGDDDSSKTQSTDRVMASGGQTLKASLVDEVADQKGVSAATGALTLNVMKVSGQFSQGQSQSQSQSQSQSQSQGQSQGQGAPSGGGGGEGGVQGGGANFDVNSYSVYGIDVAHQGLGPLSTMEITKGRTFKAAETNAKVAVLSASYAKENSKAVGDTLTVNKVTYEVVGIAQASSSDSTGDVYLPLKQAQTLADAGNKVSTIYVKAADSQQIDTVKATIKKNIAGTTVTTSADLADTVSGSLSTASDLASSVGKWLSVVVLAAAVVVAALLTSSAVSRRVREFGTLKALGWKSGRVTRQVAGEAIVNGLIGGVLGIALGVVAAYAVTAFSPTLTASLGSTGGGGGMGGPGGGGGTGGGPGGGSAAASTIDVALSAPVSLSTIALAAALAIGGGLVAGAYGGWRASRLRPADALRRVE; encoded by the coding sequence ATGTTCCTCACCTACCTCAGGCGCGAATTGAGGCGGCGCCGGAAGGCGGCCCTCGTCGTCGCCTCCGGGCTCGCGCTCGGCATCGCGCTGGTCATCACGGTCACGTCGGTCTCGGCCGGGATGAAGCAGGCCCAGAGCAAGGTCCTCGCGTCGCTCTACGGGCTCGGCACCGACATGACGGTGACCAAGGCGGCCTCCGCTCCCCAGAGCGGCGAGCGCCCCAACTTCAGGTTCGACGCCGACGGCGACGACGACTCCAGCAAGACGCAGTCGACCGACCGCGTCATGGCGTCGGGCGGCCAGACCCTGAAGGCGTCGCTGGTCGACGAGGTCGCGGACCAGAAGGGCGTCTCGGCCGCGACCGGCGCCCTCACCCTCAACGTCATGAAGGTCTCCGGCCAGTTCAGCCAGGGCCAGTCCCAGAGCCAGTCCCAGAGCCAGTCCCAGAGCCAGTCCCAGGGACAGTCCCAGGGACAGGGCGCTCCCTCCGGCGGAGGCGGCGGGGAGGGCGGCGTGCAGGGCGGCGGAGCGAACTTCGACGTCAACTCGTACTCCGTGTACGGCATCGACGTCGCGCACCAGGGCCTCGGACCGCTCTCCACGATGGAGATCACCAAGGGGCGGACGTTCAAGGCGGCCGAGACGAACGCCAAGGTGGCGGTCCTCTCGGCGTCGTACGCCAAGGAGAACTCCAAGGCCGTCGGCGACACGCTCACCGTCAACAAGGTGACGTACGAGGTCGTCGGCATCGCGCAGGCGAGCAGCAGCGACTCGACCGGGGACGTCTATCTGCCGCTCAAGCAGGCGCAGACGCTCGCCGACGCCGGGAACAAGGTCTCCACCATCTATGTGAAGGCCGCCGACTCGCAGCAGATCGACACCGTCAAGGCGACCATCAAGAAGAACATCGCCGGGACCACGGTCACCACCTCCGCCGACCTCGCCGACACCGTCTCCGGCTCGCTGTCGACCGCCTCCGACCTCGCCTCCAGCGTGGGCAAGTGGCTGTCGGTCGTGGTGCTCGCCGCGGCCGTCGTCGTCGCCGCGCTGCTCACCTCGTCGGCGGTCTCGCGCCGGGTGCGCGAGTTCGGCACGCTCAAGGCGCTGGGCTGGAAGTCGGGCCGGGTGACCCGGCAGGTCGCCGGTGAGGCGATCGTCAACGGGCTGATCGGTGGTGTCCTCGGCATCGCGCTCGGCGTCGTCGCCGCGTACGCCGTCACGGCCTTCAGCCCGACCCTGACCGCGTCCCTCGGCTCCACCGGCGGTGGCGGCGGCATGGGCGGTCCCGGCGGCGGGGGCGGCACGGGCGGTGGGCCCGGCGGCGGCTCGGCCGCGGCGAGCACCATCGACGTGGCGCTCTCCGCGCCGGTCAGCCTCTCCACGATCGCGCTCGCCGCGGCCCTGGCGATCGGCGGCGGTCTGGTCGCCGGCGCGTACGGCGGCTGGCG
- a CDS encoding adenylate/guanylate cyclase domain-containing protein, producing MTVDDSGSGTGGQGDPEKSDGAEEHPEDPLALRLEGLILGAERRYTPFQAARSAGVSMELASRFWRAMGFADIGQAKALTEADVLALRRLAGLVEAGLLSEAMAVQVARSTGQTTARLAEWQIDSFLEGLTEPPEPGMTRTEVTYPLIELLLPELEEFLVYVWRRQLAAATGRVVQAGDDEEMVDRRLAVGFADLVGFTRLTRRMEEEELGELVEAFETTAADLVAAHGGRLIKTLGDEVLFAADDAGIAGEIALRLIETMSNDETMPELRVGMAFGTVTTRMGDVFGTTVNLASRLTSIAPRDNVLVDGAFAEELIRTGDAPTSEAEAAVEAQKAEQDGEEPPSYRFALQPMWQRPVRGLGVVEPWTLTRRT from the coding sequence GTGACCGTCGACGACTCGGGCTCCGGCACGGGTGGCCAAGGCGACCCCGAGAAGTCGGACGGGGCCGAGGAACACCCGGAGGATCCCCTCGCCCTGCGGCTCGAAGGGCTCATCCTGGGCGCCGAGCGCCGCTACACCCCGTTCCAGGCGGCCCGCAGCGCGGGCGTCTCCATGGAGCTGGCCTCCCGGTTCTGGCGGGCCATGGGCTTCGCCGACATCGGCCAGGCCAAGGCGCTGACCGAGGCCGACGTCCTCGCGCTGCGGCGGCTCGCCGGTCTCGTCGAGGCGGGCCTGCTCAGCGAGGCGATGGCCGTGCAGGTGGCCCGGTCCACCGGCCAGACCACGGCGCGGCTCGCCGAGTGGCAGATCGACTCGTTCCTGGAAGGGCTCACCGAACCGCCCGAGCCCGGCATGACCCGTACCGAGGTCACGTATCCGCTGATAGAGCTGCTCCTGCCCGAGCTGGAGGAGTTCCTCGTCTACGTGTGGCGGCGGCAGCTGGCCGCGGCCACCGGGCGGGTCGTCCAGGCCGGGGACGACGAGGAGATGGTCGACCGGCGGCTCGCCGTCGGCTTCGCCGACCTGGTCGGGTTCACCCGGCTGACCCGGCGGATGGAGGAGGAGGAGCTCGGCGAGCTGGTCGAGGCCTTCGAGACCACGGCCGCCGACCTGGTCGCCGCGCACGGCGGCCGGCTCATCAAGACGCTCGGCGACGAGGTGCTGTTCGCCGCCGACGACGCCGGGATCGCGGGCGAGATCGCGCTGCGGCTCATCGAGACGATGAGCAACGACGAGACCATGCCCGAGCTGCGCGTCGGCATGGCGTTCGGGACCGTGACGACCCGCATGGGCGATGTCTTCGGCACGACCGTGAACCTCGCGAGCCGGCTCACCTCGATAGCGCCACGGGACAACGTGCTGGTCGACGGCGCCTTCGCCGAGGAGCTGATCCGCACCGGGGACGCGCCGACGTCGGAGGCCGAGGCCGCCGTCGAGGCGCAGAAGGCCGAACAGGACGGCGAGGAGCCGCCGTCGTACCGGTTCGCGCTCCAGCCGATGTGGCAGCGGCCCGTACGTGGTCTGGGTGTCGTGGAGCCCTGGACGCTGACCCGGCGCACCTGA